In the Methanosarcinales archaeon genome, ACGACATCGTCACCGCCACCGATTATGTTGAGTCCAGCCCAGGTTAGAAGAGTAGCTACTGGATTTAAATCGGAACCGAAAACATCACATCCGATTCGTGCAGCTTCAAAAGGTACGCTTCCACCACCACAGAAACAATCACCAACTTTTGGAGCGTGTCCAAATTCTCTCTCTCCAAGCTCTTTCATCAGTTCTTGAATGTCCGATGCATTTGTTCCGAGATGTGAATTAATTTTATTCCACAATTCTGGATTCCTACTGTCTATTTGTTCTGGACGGAAAGTATAATTGAGTTTTTGATCGTAAGTGAGCCGATTGAAAACTAGTTTTTGGATATCATTCTTTTGTTCACGAGTGAGTCCTGGTTTGAAAGAGAGCTTAGTGTTTGTGGAATCTGCTGGCAACCACATATCCTTCTCACGTAAAGTCAAATGTTCAGCAATTTCCTTTACAGGAATATTCGATTTCTTTCGTAACCACATCCCCTCATCATCCATGGTCAGTATCTTGAGAAATATTTCCCGGTCT is a window encoding:
- a CDS encoding DUF1156 domain-containing protein: MKSFIETQFPVSKVSKESYKERKAGGGQTLTGLGKWWGRKPLILVRAAILGLLMPTSDNPLKDREIFLKILTMDDEGMWLRKKSNIPVKEIAEHLTLREKDMWLPADSTNTKLSFKPGLTREQKNDIQKLVFNRLTYDQKLNYTFRPEQIDSRNPELWNKINSHLGTNASDIQELMKELGEREFGHAPKVGDCFCGGGSVPFEAARIGCDVFGSDLNPVATLLTWAGLNIIGGGDDVVEQVHETQKEIYEAVDEQISEWGIEHNEQGWRADAYLYCVEVVCPECGWKVPLAPSWIIGKTHYNSFFGLNISSFFQ